CCTCATGAACACCTCCCGGTTGGGTTCGATGTTCAGCAGGATGACGCGAAAACTATTCGATTGTCAGAGAGCGTTGTCCACGATGTCGTGGCTCATTATTTTGTCTACGATGTCTTGGCCTTCAACAGATATCTCCTTCCCGGCATCCTGCTGCTCTCCGGGTGGTGGCTTCTCTACCGGAGCCTTGCACCATTCTCAAGATGGCTGACCTATGACGTTTTTTCGCTGGCCGGGGGGTCTGGCTTCGCCTCGGCGGTGGAGTTTTTCATCTTCGATACCCCGAAGGTCCTCCTGTTGCTGACCCTGGTGGTGTTCGGGGTCGGGGTCGCCCGGTCCTACTTTACGCCGGACCGGGCTCGCCGGATCCTGGCGGGAAAGCGGGAGGCGGTGGGGAACGTTTTCGCGGCCCTTCTCGGGATCGTGACCCCCTTCTGCTCCTGTTCCGCGGTCCCGATGTTCATCGGGTTCGTGACGGCGGGAGTCCCGCTGGGGGTGACGTTTTCCTTCCTGATATCCGCCCCCATGGTGAACGAGATCGCACTCGTGCTCCTGTTCGGCCTGTTCGGGTGGAAGATCGCGGCCCTTTATCTGGGCACCGGTCTCGCGGTCGCCATGATCGCCGGATGGACGATCGGCCGCCTCGGCATGGAGAGGCATGTCGAGTCATGGGTGTACCAGGCCGTGGGGAACGGTGGGGAGGGGGCCGGGGAAGAATCGATATCGATCCCGGATCGCGTCCGGTACGGGTACGAGGCGGTCCGCGACATCGTTGGGAAGGTCTGGGTGTACGTCGTCCTCGGGATCGCGGGCGGTGCGGGGATCCACGGGTACGTGCCCGAAAACTTCCTGGCATCGTTCATGGGCAGCGGAGCCTGGTGGTCGGTGCCTCTGGCCGTGCTGCTCGGCATCCCGATGTACTCCAACGCCGCGGGGATCATCCCGATCGTCCAGGCGCTGTTGGCCAAGGGAGCGGCCCTGGGGACCGTCCTGGCGTTCATGATGTCGGTCATC
Above is a window of bacterium DNA encoding:
- a CDS encoding permease, with translation MRLSESVVHDVVAHYFVYDVLAFNRYLLPGILLLSGWWLLYRSLAPFSRWLTYDVFSLAGGSGFASAVEFFIFDTPKVLLLLTLVVFGVGVARSYFTPDRARRILAGKREAVGNVFAALLGIVTPFCSCSAVPMFIGFVTAGVPLGVTFSFLISAPMVNEIALVLLFGLFGWKIAALYLGTGLAVAMIAGWTIGRLGMERHVESWVYQAVGNGGEGAGEESISIPDRVRYGYEAVRDIVGKVWVYVVLGIAGGAGIHGYVPENFLASFMGSGAWWSVPLAVLLGIPMYSNAAGIIPIVQALLAKGAALGTVLAFMMSVIGLSLPEMIILRKVLKVRLVATFAGVVGVGILIVGTLFNLVL